Below is a genomic region from Flammeovirgaceae bacterium SG7u.111.
GCTGTCTGTTGCTGGTTTTATAGCCCAACTACCTATTATTGGCACCAAACAAAATATCAAACCTAATTTAATTACTTTCATTATTTTGAAGGCTTTAAAAATTCGACGTTAATATCTTTTTTCCCAAGCACTTCATTTTCACTTGCCAAATCATATACTGTTTCACCAAAACTAGTCTTTGCTGAAAGGTTTGCTCCTTGGGCAACGAGGTATTTTAGTATCTTGTCGTTGGTTGCTTTCATGGAAGCAATATGAAGTGGAGTAGTTCCATTTTTATCCGCTTGATTTACATCCATACCAGATGAGACAAGCGTTTTGATAAGTTTGAAATCATTTTTACCAGCTGCTACATGAAGCAATGAAGCTCCCTTTGTTTGTTGGGTGTTTACATCGTAGCCACTCTTTTTTAATATTTCCAGTTTTTCACTGAAAGGATCGCTCTTTATTTCACTCTGGACTTGTCCACCTGGGGCTGGGCGACCTCTTCTTCCACCTGCTGGTCTGTAAGCCTCTACCAAGTAATATCCTACATCATTTCCTTCTTTATTTTTGAGCTTCGGATCAGCACCTTTTTCTATTAAGAAAGCAACGGCATTTGCATCGTTTTTTGAAGCCGCTAACATGAGTGCGGTTGCGCCATCATTATTTTGGGCATTAATTTTTTTAGCTTTGAAATGGGGGTACATCAATTTCAATAAGTCAGAGCTACGTGCGCTTGCAGCGTTCAAGAAAGGTGTATTGCCTTTTTTGTCAACCTCGTTTACATCTACACCTTTGTCCAAGAAATAGCTTACTATTTCTGCTTGGTTCCTCTTGCCTGCAATAGCGTGCAGAACATTTTGATTATCTTTGTTTTTAGTTTTTGGATCGATCTTCAGTTCGTCTACCAAGTATTTGTATACTTCAATAGAATTAGCAGTTCTGTAAGTACCCTGCGATGCTATAATTAACGCATTTTCATTGTATTTCACTCCTCTTTTAAGGAGCTCTTTCATCGCTGGTACGTAGCCAATTTTTGCTACATGGTTAAAGGCGGTGTTGCCGTCGTCATCTGTACTGTTGAGCGATAAGCCTTTAGATACAAAATAGTCGGTGATTTTGAGGTCTTTATCGTAAGGTATAGAAATAAGTAAGATGTCTGCCCCAAATTTGGTTTCATATTTTTTATTGAGATCTATTCCATGTTTTATGAAGACATCTATCACGTCAGTTGTCAAATGCCCTTGAAACCCTGCGTAGGTAAATGCGGTATGTCCATTTGCATCTATAAAATACATGTCGGACCCTTTTGCCAACAAATGGTCAACGACTTCAGCATTGCCTTTGTTGGCAACCAAGTGGAGGTAGATACGCCCTTCGTGGATCAGCCGGGCAAAATCAACACCAGGCTGATCTAATAAATAGTTGATGGTGGCTGTAGGTGCACCATAACGGATGGCTAGCACAATAGGGTCCTCCATTCCAAGTATATTCTTGAAATCAAACCCTTTTTCCATCTCTGTTTTTACAGATGCCAAACTCGGTTTTGCTTCCCAAAACTTGTCATTTAATAGCTTGCTTGTTTGTGCATGAATGCTACTGCCATACAAAGCAAATAGCCATACTGTTGACATTAAAAATATTTTTTTCATAATCTTTTTCTTTAACTAATAAAAAATAATTCTGAAATAAGGAATGGTCAACAAAGAGCATCGGTCAATTTGACCATTCTATTAACTGAATTACTTACTTTCTGTAGTGTAAGTTAATTTGGCCAATCCACCAATACCTGTTGCTGCTTTAACTACTACACCCGCAGTGGCAGTAGCTGTTACAGGATCAACTACATACACTGTTGGGCTTGCATCGCTAGTGGTTATAGGTAAATATGCTTTGCCATCAGAAGAGAACGGCCACCCAACATCATTGATGTTGCCAAACTCAGGAATTCCTGAAATCCAAGAAAATGTTTTTGCCTCAGTATTTACTATTGCATATTGAGTGGCAGCTGTACGGCTACTAGGTTCATATTCATTGTAGAACTCTAGAAGGAAATAATTTTCTGTTACATGGAATACTTTTCGGAATGAGTAGTCATTTGCCTGTTCTTGGATATTAAAATAATAGCTTTCATCAAAAGATGTAGCACCTTGGTTGATTCTTAAAGCGCCTCCTGCTTTGCTTCCGCCAATTGGGTTGCTAAATACATATGTATTGCCTTCATCGTCGTTTGCAATAAGCGAATAACGCGCTGAGCGGAATTGACCTAATGCACGGCCAATACGAGTATCCATCATGACGTTCAAAACATTCAGGTTTGCGTCCATTTTCACAACGTAACATGTATCTAAACCCTCATCCAATTCTACAGAAGTAAGGAATGTACCATCCCCACCATCTACTACACCCACTAAGCTGCAATCTGATCCTTCTTTTACAAGATCCATGGTTGCCAACTGCTTTGAAGAAACAGCAGCATCATTATCCAAGTCAAGAAAATAGAAATTTGCTCCAGTTGTATTATCTGCAAAGGTAACTCCGCTCTTGATCGTTACTAAGTAATTCTCAAAGGGACCGATTGATGAAAAACTGTTAGTCAACTGAAAGCCTGCTCCTACTTCCGCTAATTGACCAGTAGTGTCCAGCCCAAAAATTCTACCAGTAGCAGGGTCACCCTGTCTATAACCAAGAGCCAGCACAGCAGAAGTTCCATTGTAAGCATAGTGTGTATAGGAATTAGCATCTTCAATTCCGTTGCCAGCAGTGGTGGTAGTTCCTCCTGATAGGCTATCAACTGCCAAGAAATAAGTCCCATTGTCATTTTCTGCTGCTATAAAATACCGAGTTGATACGATAGGTTCAGGATTAGGTTCAGGGTCGTCACTGTCATCGCTACAGCTAAATATAAAAGCACTTGTTGCGAAAATTAAACTTAATGCCCACATGTTTTTCTTGAAATTTGTGGTATTGCAAATTGTTTTCATAAAATTCATTTTGATTGATTTAGAGTTGTTATTAACTACCAGTATTCCAATAGTATCTGAGTTTGATGTTAAAGCTTCTTCCAGGTTTTTGCAGGCTCCAATTGTCGTACAATATGGCGTTGGTGAAATTGAGTGATTCCACACTAATGTTATATTTGCCATTTTTGAGCGAGTAGCTTGCAGAGAAGTCGTGGTATAACTGTTTAGGAAGTGTTGCCTTTGTATTAGCGCTTCCTTGGCTTTCCCAAAGCAGGTAGAATTTTCCCACAAAATTGAAATTATAATTGAGACTCAATACATTGCCTTTTCCCCACAGGTCGTGTATATAGTATGTTGCATCTGTATTTCCATAGAAATAAGGAATATTGGGCATCCGGTTGTTATAAGTAGCGGCATTAACAGATGATTGTGCATCTCTTAATTTTTCTTTGTTACGGAGATCCATGTATGTAACTGTACCTCCAATCATGAGCTTGTTCTTAAAATAATAGCGTGCCTCTACATCAACACCTATATTCCTTACTCTCCCAAAGTTCACATTGCTTATTGTTCCATAGCGTGCACTTTGGACTTGGCGGATAAAGTTTTTATTTAACCTATAATAACCGCTTATATCTACATATACAGTATTGTTGTTCCCCAACTTTTGGTTCAGAGAACCTCCAAGGTTAATATTGAAAGAATTTTCTGGCTTTAGACTCGAATTTGATGAAGTAACTGCTTCATCACCAAATAGCTGTTGGGCAGAGGGAAGTTTAAATGCTTTTTCAACTGAGGTTTTTAGCTGAAGTTTTTCGTTGACAAAATAGGTGACAGCCAGCCCATACCCCATAGTCTGGTAGTACCGTTCTTGTTCTTCATAAGAACTATGGCTGACCTCTCCGAGTGTATCGACAGGCCCTATCACATGTTGAAAATAGTGCTTGCCAAACAAATTAGCATTCCATTTGCCGTTATGGCTGTATTGATAGGATACCCCTAACACATTTTTTACAGAGCCTCTCCTCATAGTATCAGCTGCTGTAAGTTCTTCTGCGGGTACATTGCTCGATAACTTTCTGTTATAACGAGTGACCACATTATTGACTGTTATAGAATGATTTTTGATGATCTTATAAGCCAAATTAGCTGTAGAAGAAAAGTTTTTATTGTTGTATTCTGACAATGTATTGGTACCACCTTCTCCCTTTGTCCGCGTTGCCATATAATTGCCATACCAGTTGTATGACCTTGCAGCCGTATCTATATTGATATTATGATTGTAATTGAAGTTACTGGTCAGCCTAAATGTGAGTTTTTTTACTAAAAAATTCTTTTTGTAATATTCTAAAGAAGGGAGTAGTGTACTTGCCGATCGGGTTCTCGCCCCATAAACAATTTCTAAGGTGTTGGCATTTTGAATATCTCTTTCTTCCTTACCTGTGGTGAGCCCTATAAAAAATCTATCGGTCCACCACTTTCTCACAAATCCTATTTTAGCCATGATAGTTTTATTCTGATAAGTATCGTGGAATCTTTCTACCAAATAGTCTCCTGCTATATAGCCTCCAGTAGAAATATCAAGCATCTTGTTTAAGTGGACTTTATAATTATTGTCAGAATAATTCATAAAGGCATTTAGCTGGAATGAAAAGCCATTTTTTGAAGTATGCCCGACACTGATGCTGGGTTTATGGGTATTAAAAGACCCAAAAGAATAAGATGCGTCTACAAAAGTATTCTCAGTTTGGTTGGTCACAATGTTGATCGCCCCCCCAATGGCATCTGCGCCAAATTCAATGGGTACCACTCCTTTGTATACCTCAATACGGTTGGCTACAGTAACTGGAATGTTGTTTAACTGAAAGGCAGAGCCAAAGCCTTCCATGGGGACTCCATCCATAAAGAGTTTGATTCTTCTGCCCGTAAAGCCATTGAGCGAAATAGACATGCTGGAACCAACACCACCCGATGACCTAACCTTTACCCCTGAAGCCCTATTGAGCATACTTCCCAGGTTCATCGACGTATTATATAATGACTTGGCATCTAAAGCGACTACGTTGAAGGCTGATTCTCTGATTTCCTTTATCCCAAATTTGCTTGACACCACCACTTCATCCAGTACCATATTAGGGTCGTATTTTAAGGTGAAGCCTAATGCAGTTGTTTTGCCAGGTTGTACGATGATATCTTCAAACTGCTTAAGGTAGCCTAGACCTGAGCAAAAAATAGTATAATTTCCTGTCGGGACTGTTAATTGGTAGGTCCCTTTATTATCTGTAGTAGTGTGGTAATTTGTGTTTTTTAAGTAAATGACAACATCTGTAAGTTTTTCTCCTGCTTCTGAAACTACCACTCCACTGATTCGGGAAGTTGCTTTTTGTGCCATAGTTATACTAGGGAAAAAGCAGGTGATGATGAGTATTTGGGTTAGTGCAAATATTTTGATCGGTGACATAATTTTTATTTAAACTAATTCTAAATAACTTGCACAAAGTTATATTTTGATTACATGCCAGTGGTTTCGGTATTGGTAATAAAAGTTTCGAAAAAGGTATTATGCGCTTAAGGTCATATTTAAAAAAAGAAGGAATAACGCTGTTCGATCTAGACCTAAGTCTTGTTTCAGGAGATAAAACATTACAGTCAAGTAATCTCCAAATCGAGAAAAGTGGGGTAGGGGTGGAATGCCAATTAAATTACACATCTGAAATATGTATTATTCAAACTACTTTTAGGCATGAAAGGGAAATAACAGATGTATTCCATATAGAAGGGGAGTATATAAAAGTATTGGTTCTCAATAATGGGAACAGCCCGAGGATAACAGGGGAAAGTGGTGTAGAGCCACATTCCACCAATCCAGGTTTTCTCAAACTTGGCTATGGAAAAGATGCTAAGTTGAGCATAGATATGCCCAAAAACATAGCTTCGCCCGAAACACGATATACGATCATAATTATGTCCTACAGCTTTTTTAAGGGTTTGATGAAGGAGGAATGGGCTACCAAAAGTGAGTTTTATAAGTTAGTCAGCAAACAGAACCTTACTTCTGGGGAAATCACTTTTCCAATCACTTTTCCACTTCATCATATTATCACCGAAATGGTTCGGGCTGCTTGGAAGTTAGATGAAAGGGTGGATTACATTAAGCTGAAAATCAAAGAGTTTTTATTAGTATTGTATTGTTTTGAACAAGAAAATACCGAAGAGTTTAGAGGTGTAAATCCTGCTGTGCTCAGAAAAGTCAGGCTAGCTCATGATTATTTGGAAACTAACTTCAAGAAAACCCCCACAATTAAAGAGCTAGCTAGGCAAGTACTGATCAATGAGCTCCAGTTGAAGCAGGGTTTTAAGGAGGTATATGGGAAAACCATAAGGGCTTTTGTGATCGAATTGAAAATGAGGGAAGCAGTTGTGTTGTTGAGCAGGTATAAAGTAAATGAAATAGCTGAGATTCTTGGGTATAAGAGTTTGCCACATTTTATCACTTCTTTTAAAAGGCACTATGGCTGCCCGCCTTCGCAGATTTTAAAAAATGGACTGAATGAATAATTAATGTTACTCTACCCGATGGCTTTTCAATTAACAATCCTAGCGCCTTTATGTATATTATACAATGTTGTAAGTCAAAAGCAAAACCCAGTATGGGTTTCATAATTGTAGAAACCTGCGGTATAAAGAACTCAACGCCGTAGGTGTTGCAAAAAAATAATTAACATAGGTCTATGAAACCCCTAACGGGGTTGTATTTAACTTCAATTATGGAATCTCTGGGATTCTTTTCTTAAAAGCCGTCGGGGTAGAGTACAATACGGGTTACAGCCCTAGGAAATTACTTTTCGATCAGCAACTGATTGATGCGATAAATTTGGAGGGCACGAAATCGGCTTATCAACATCGAATTGCAAATGCTAGCGACTTTACCTTTGTATTTGTGGGTGACTTTGAGGAAGAGAAACTACTCGATTTGGTCAAAAAATATTTGGGGAATATTCCTGCAGATATCACTGAAAAAGTGGCAGATCATCAGATGCGACCTAAAAAAGGAATTGCAAAAGTACATGTATCCGAAGAGATGGAGACTCCCCAAACTACTGTTAGTGTATATTTTAATGGGAAAATACCTTATTCGAAGGAGAGCAATATAGAAGCTTATATGGTAGGGGAATTACTTAACAAACGATATATGGAGCGAATCCGAGAAGAAGAAAGCTATGGCGTAAGTGTAGGTGGTGATGTGGCATCTGTACCAGTTGGGAATTACAGCGTGAGTGTGGATTTCGATTGTAATCCTGACAAGGCAGGTGAGCTACTTAAAATTGTTTATGCTGAACTGGAGGAAACTAGGAAAGGTGGTAGATTCATCTGATTTTTTCTGTTTTGCCATTAATGAATCTTCTGATCTATCAATCAGCAAAGACAAACTCCAAATCAATGCCGTCATGCCCATATTCACAATCTGTGATAAATAGGGATCCATGTCGTCATTGTGAGCATAGAATTCTGATTGAAAGACAACGGTAACAATCAAAGTCAAGCAAGCCAAGAAACCGAAACCATGGGCAAGAGCTCTTGCTTTCCGCGGGAAAGTCATGTAGGGCAAGATGATTATCAAAAAACAAACGGTGGTAATCCCTGAGGGGTATCCAGACAAATAAAGAAATACGAGAACTGAAATGTATGCTGAAATAGAAAGCCAGACTGAAGCAACTACCCGCCTGCCTTTTTGGTTTAGAAACAATACCAGCAGAAACATCAAGCCTAGTATTACATTCCATACCGCACTTGTTGTTTCCGAAATGGATATGGCAATTGACATCCATATCGTGTTAAACAGAACCCCTAGAATTGCGGCTATGTTGGAGACCCGTAGGTACCTTTTCTCAGTTACTGAGAATTCCTCGCTTACACCAATATCAGAGATTCTTTGAAAAAGAGTTCCCTTTGTATCATCAATAGGCATTTAGTTATTCTTGTTTTCTTTAGATTATCGATTGCTTTTTAATTGTAGATAATATCCGTATATCAATACAATTCCTGACGCCCGCCGTATTTGGGTGGGCATAACCTACTGTTTCTGTTATTCCCCTTATACTTATCCCTATAAATATAGTGCAGAAGAATTGGTTGCTGGAGGGGAAAGTGTATTCTTTTTCAAAAAAGCACCTTCTATTACTAATGGAGGATTGGCTCAACCGCTCGGCTCTAGCCGAGTGGCAACTATTTGCGTAGCCTCTGGCTACCGTTGAGCGAGACGCTCAAGAAATATTCCTCACACGGCAGGAGCCGAGCGAGAGTAAAGTGATGGCCTAAAGCGGCTCTTCATGCTCACCATTGTTAGCGCATGTTTTTATTTTCATTCTGTTCAAAAAAATTCTTAACCATCTTTTTCTGTTCTGGATTTAACAGGTTGTAATTGAATTCAGTTAGTTCGTTTATCTCCAACTGATTAAAATACTTGTCATGTAGTTCAACTAATCGATCCTTTGAAAGTGGTTCGAATTTTATTTTCAATTCATCTCTTATTATTTCTAGAAATAATCGTTCTTTGTCAGTAGTTTCGGAATCTGGTTTCGAATAATATTTAATGGTATCGCCTTCATCATATGACAATTGTTCTATTGCAAACCATCCTACGTGATAACCTAATGATAAAAATTCTTCAAAGCTTTCAGCAACAATAATGTTGTTTTTATTCGACATTGGTACTGTCATGACGATTGGACCATCGTTTATTTCTGAATTACCTTCGGTAATAAATCCGAAATGAACACCCTCGCCTCCTGTTGTTGCGAAAGTCATCGAGTTTTTAGGTGTACAGAAGTAATTATAATTTTCTAATGGTCTGATAGGAATAAGTCCACAATAATCAACATGATTAAACCATTTCTTTCCAAACCGTTTTTTAATCAGTTCGTCAAATCTCCAAAAGTCTTTAATTCCAATCATTACTATTATGTCCAAACCAAATATGCGCTAACATCCGTATATCAATACAATTCCTGATGCCCACCGTATTTGGGTGGGCATCACCTACTATTCTTGTTATTTCCATTATACTTATCCTCTAAATATAGTGCAGAAGAATTGGTTGCTGGAGGAGAAAGTGTATTCTTTTTCAAGAAAGCACCTTTTTTTACTAATGGAGGACTGGCCCAACCGCTCGGCTCTAGCCGAGTGGTAACTATTTTTGTAGCCTCTGGCTACCGTTGAGCGAGACGCTCAAGAAATATTCCTCACTCGGCTAGAGCCGAGCGAGAGTAAAACGTTATGCTTTTTTAGTCTTTGTTGCCATTCTTTTTAACTATTTGACGAGAATTCAGATATTAATCTACATTTATCGCATTTGAAAGCATAAAAAACGTTAGGAACTACTCTTTCAACTAACCAATCATCTCCACAATTAGGACATTTTCGTTTTTTGTCTTTTTTCTTCCCCCAAGCTCTGTAATTAAAAAGATAATAATATGTTGGAATGCCAGTAACTTCTTCTATTTTTTTACAACACTCAATACCTTGTTTACTCAATTCACTATTGTTACTTTGTAATTGATTTTGAGCCCATTTTTCCCCAACTGCTCCATTAAACCAAAGCCCTTCAATTCTCACGTAATTGTTTTCCCAAAAGTTTATATCGCTATAACATTCTTCATCATAATAGGTATATGGTATTTTATATAATGGAATTTGTTTTAACGAAACTCCTTCAATTAATGGAGAAAAACGTGCTGTTTTGAGAATTATAAACTCTTTCTTTTCAGGAATTTGTATTTCTCCAAATTCAGGGTCTATTTCCAAATAATGAAACTCCATTAAGCAACTTAATTCTTTCTCAATTTTAGACCTCCATTTATTGGCATATATAGTAGAGTTAGTTTCTTTAAATGAATCAGGTTCAGGGCAAAATAAATTTAAGCTTACACCATTTTCAATAGATACATATTGCCATTCTTCATTAATAATTTGTCTCGAATCATAAAGTGATTGGAAATAGAAATCAGCTATTTCAAAAAATTTCTCTGTTCCAACATTCTTACCTATAATATTTAGCTTTACTATATGCATTCCTCCAATGAATGGTAACATCCGTATATCAATACAATTCCTGATGCCCGCTGTATTTGGGTGGGTATCATCCACTTTTGTTGTTATTTCCATTATACTTATCCTCTAAATATAGTGCAGAAGAATTGGTTGCTGGAGGGGAAAGTGTATTCTTTTTCAAAAAAGCACCTTCTATTACTAATAGAGGACTGGCTCAACCGCTCGGCTCTAGCCGAGTGGTAACTATTTGCGTAGCCTCTGGCTACCGTTGAGCGAGCGAGATTTCCATCAACCTTTTCCCTTTCTCCTCCCAATTTTTTAAACTTACGGCTCAAACATAGCTGAACATCCTTGAAATCAAATTACACCTCTGTTTTTGCCACTTTCGATCCCTATCCTTCTTACAAAGGCTCAGCCATCCACATTGAAAAAGTGACGGAGACGCTGTCCCAAGAATTTCCCGACACGCTCTTGCTCAGCCTAGGGCGACATTTGGACAAGCCTTTTCTCCCTTCCATCACGCATATAGAAGCTCCGCTCGAAGAACCGAACTACCTCAAAAGGGGCATGGCGTTTTCCGCTTGGGCAGATGAGGTCTTGGCGCAGCAGTACAACTTGAAAATTGGGCATTTTAGGGATATTTGGAGCGGATTGCCCATCATCGCCCGCCCGCATGTCACCAGCGTATTCGAGGTGAACGGGCTGCCTTCCATCGAGCTGGTGAACAGGTATCCGTTCATTGGGCAAGATACGGTAAGCAAAATCCGGGCAATGGAAAATGAATGCTTGGAGAAAAGCCAGCTGATCATTTGCCCCTCGGAAACTATTAAAAAGCACCTTCTTTCCAGAGGGGTTTGGGCAGGGAAAATACGTGTAATTCCCAACGGAGCGGATATTCCCGAGGCTAAGCCTAGGCCAGAAGGGCTGCCCGAAGAGTACATCGTTTACTTTGGGGCGTTGCAGCCTTGGCAAGGGGTGGGCACGCTGCTCAAAGCCATGCAGTACCTACGGGATAAACCCCATTTGAAATTGGTGATTTGTTCTTCTCACAAACCCAAGTTTTCGCGCCCTTTCCAGAAAATGGTGGAAAAGTTGGAAATAGGGGAGCAGGTAGTTTGGAAATACCAGCTGCACAAAGATGTTCTCCATCAGATACTCCAACATGCCATGTGCAGCATAGCCCCGCTTACCGAATGCAGCCGGAATTTGGAGCAGGGCTGCTCTCCTTTGAAAATCTTCGAGAGCATGGCTTGCAAAACACCCATTATAGCTTCAGACTTGCCGGTGATAAGGGAAATATTGGCACCTGACGTGGAGTGTAAGCTGTTCCGAGCAGAACGACCAGCAGACTTGGCAAGGTGCATCCGTCTACTGAGCGACTATCCAAGCCTTCGGAAAGAAATAGTAAAAAATGCTTATACTAAGTTGATAAAAAATTATACTTGGGATATAATTAACAAAAAATTATCGGCAATTTACAAGAATATAGATCAATTGGTTTATTAGACAATAACAACATAAAACATGAGTGCAGCCAAAGTTAGATACAGTGATTTCACCCCTGAGCAAAAGCAGTTTGTAGATGAAAAGACATTGAGCGCCACAATGAAAATTAGTAGGTGGCTTGCTTTCCTAAGTAAAGTTTCCAGGTTCGATAAGGAGAATGACGGTAAGATCAAGAAACTGATGACTGTTGGTATAGTCAGTTTTGTAGTAGCTGTTGTGTGTTTCATTGTAGCCATGGTTTCCGAAACATTGGTGATTGCAGCGGGTTCGGTATTGCTGATAGCGGTTGGAATTGGGCTGTTTGTATGGAGAAGCCAACTCAAAAAAAACGATATAAATGATTACCTCAGGTTATTCTTTTTGCCTGTTTTACACGTGCTTGAGGCAAAATCTGGAAGCCAAGCCAAGCTTTCAGCAAGTTTGGATTTTAGGATTCCGAGAAAGGCGCTCACTCCCGAACAAAGCAAAGTAGGTGTAAGAAAGCTGAAAGCCTACTCGCCCAAGTACGTAGCTGCTAAAGTTACCATGAAGGATCAATCGGTCTTGGAATTTGCCGTAGCCGATGAGATTAAGGATTTTTCGTGGACGAAAACAAGTGCCAGTGGGAAAACGAAATTTAAGAACAAATCGAAGTTTGTGCACCAATGCCTCATTAAAATGACCTTGGCTAAGTCGGAATATACATGGCAAGGAACTACCGCTCCAGAGATGACAGTGGAGGAGCATAATGAGACGTATATTGTAAAAAAGAAAGTTAAGCTGAAGACCGAGGGGAAAGAAAACGTACTGAAGGTAAATGCTTTTTTTGGGGCGATGCAAAGTATTTATGAACAGTTTGATGCTAAAAATCCTGCCAATCAGGCTAATGCGGATGCTGAAAAACCACGAAGGGAAAGGGAAGATGGAGAGCATGAAGAATATTACGACGATAGAATGGACATGATGGTATTGCCCTACATCTGGTACGGCAGCCAGTTCGACCAGTACGATTACGACAGCGTCGAGTACATGGAATCTGGCGATTACGCCATGGACGATGATTCGGTTACCGCTTTTGATAGTTGAGGAGGAAAATATGACTTTGTGAAAAAAAATAATGCTGGCGCGAGCGTCTCGCTCGTGTCCTTTCTTCATGCCATGATCCCCTTGAATTGTCCCTTAGTTGCCAGTTCTGTTTTAACGAGCAACTAGTAACCAGTAACTAGAAAAATGCCCAAACTACTTTGGCTTACAGATAATTACCCACCCCAGCGAGGGGGAATGTCCCAATCTTGCGACCGGATTGTGAATGGACTGAGGTGTGCTGGCTTTACCATCGAAATCATCCATTTTGTAAATAAAGGAAGGAAACTTGCCCGAAAGCAACAGCAAAATGGAGGCTATACCGCCATGCCTTTTGCAGGCAGCGAGGCGCATGTGCTCAACCTGACGTGGAACTACATTAAGACGTTGGGCGAGTTTGACTATATCGTCTGTTTTGGAGGCTATTTGTCCATGATCGGCGCGCCTGTTTTTTCCAAATGGTCAGGTACTGCCTTGGTTACGCTGATTCGGGGCAACGACTTGGACAACTCCATTTTTACACCCAGAAAGCGTAGCGT
It encodes:
- a CDS encoding AraC family transcriptional regulator, translated to MRLRSYLKKEGITLFDLDLSLVSGDKTLQSSNLQIEKSGVGVECQLNYTSEICIIQTTFRHEREITDVFHIEGEYIKVLVLNNGNSPRITGESGVEPHSTNPGFLKLGYGKDAKLSIDMPKNIASPETRYTIIIMSYSFFKGLMKEEWATKSEFYKLVSKQNLTSGEITFPITFPLHHIITEMVRAAWKLDERVDYIKLKIKEFLLVLYCFEQENTEEFRGVNPAVLRKVRLAHDYLETNFKKTPTIKELARQVLINELQLKQGFKEVYGKTIRAFVIELKMREAVVLLSRYKVNEIAEILGYKSLPHFITSFKRHYGCPPSQILKNGLNE
- a CDS encoding insulinase family protein; translated protein: MEGTKSAYQHRIANASDFTFVFVGDFEEEKLLDLVKKYLGNIPADITEKVADHQMRPKKGIAKVHVSEEMETPQTTVSVYFNGKIPYSKESNIEAYMVGELLNKRYMERIREEESYGVSVGGDVASVPVGNYSVSVDFDCNPDKAGELLKIVYAELEETRKGGRFI
- a CDS encoding DUF2310 family Zn-ribbon-containing protein yields the protein MEITTKVDDTHPNTAGIRNCIDIRMLPFIGGMHIVKLNIIGKNVGTEKFFEIADFYFQSLYDSRQIINEEWQYVSIENGVSLNLFCPEPDSFKETNSTIYANKWRSKIEKELSCLMEFHYLEIDPEFGEIQIPEKKEFIILKTARFSPLIEGVSLKQIPLYKIPYTYYDEECYSDINFWENNYVRIEGLWFNGAVGEKWAQNQLQSNNSELSKQGIECCKKIEEVTGIPTYYYLFNYRAWGKKKDKKRKCPNCGDDWLVERVVPNVFYAFKCDKCRLISEFSSNS
- a CDS encoding TonB-dependent receptor, with amino-acid sequence MAQKATSRISGVVVSEAGEKLTDVVIYLKNTNYHTTTDNKGTYQLTVPTGNYTIFCSGLGYLKQFEDIIVQPGKTTALGFTLKYDPNMVLDEVVVSSKFGIKEIRESAFNVVALDAKSLYNTSMNLGSMLNRASGVKVRSSGGVGSSMSISLNGFTGRRIKLFMDGVPMEGFGSAFQLNNIPVTVANRIEVYKGVVPIEFGADAIGGAINIVTNQTENTFVDASYSFGSFNTHKPSISVGHTSKNGFSFQLNAFMNYSDNNYKVHLNKMLDISTGGYIAGDYLVERFHDTYQNKTIMAKIGFVRKWWTDRFFIGLTTGKEERDIQNANTLEIVYGARTRSASTLLPSLEYYKKNFLVKKLTFRLTSNFNYNHNINIDTAARSYNWYGNYMATRTKGEGGTNTLSEYNNKNFSSTANLAYKIIKNHSITVNNVVTRYNRKLSSNVPAEELTAADTMRRGSVKNVLGVSYQYSHNGKWNANLFGKHYFQHVIGPVDTLGEVSHSSYEEQERYYQTMGYGLAVTYFVNEKLQLKTSVEKAFKLPSAQQLFGDEAVTSSNSSLKPENSFNINLGGSLNQKLGNNNTVYVDISGYYRLNKNFIRQVQSARYGTISNVNFGRVRNIGVDVEARYYFKNKLMIGGTVTYMDLRNKEKLRDAQSSVNAATYNNRMPNIPYFYGNTDATYYIHDLWGKGNVLSLNYNFNFVGKFYLLWESQGSANTKATLPKQLYHDFSASYSLKNGKYNISVESLNFTNAILYDNWSLQKPGRSFNIKLRYYWNTGS
- a CDS encoding ankyrin repeat domain-containing protein codes for the protein MSTVWLFALYGSSIHAQTSKLLNDKFWEAKPSLASVKTEMEKGFDFKNILGMEDPIVLAIRYGAPTATINYLLDQPGVDFARLIHEGRIYLHLVANKGNAEVVDHLLAKGSDMYFIDANGHTAFTYAGFQGHLTTDVIDVFIKHGIDLNKKYETKFGADILLISIPYDKDLKITDYFVSKGLSLNSTDDDGNTAFNHVAKIGYVPAMKELLKRGVKYNENALIIASQGTYRTANSIEVYKYLVDELKIDPKTKNKDNQNVLHAIAGKRNQAEIVSYFLDKGVDVNEVDKKGNTPFLNAASARSSDLLKLMYPHFKAKKINAQNNDGATALMLAASKNDANAVAFLIEKGADPKLKNKEGNDVGYYLVEAYRPAGGRRGRPAPGGQVQSEIKSDPFSEKLEILKKSGYDVNTQQTKGASLLHVAAGKNDFKLIKTLVSSGMDVNQADKNGTTPLHIASMKATNDKILKYLVAQGANLSAKTSFGETVYDLASENEVLGKKDINVEFLKPSK
- a CDS encoding DUF4374 domain-containing protein, which translates into the protein MKTICNTTNFKKNMWALSLIFATSAFIFSCSDDSDDPEPNPEPIVSTRYFIAAENDNGTYFLAVDSLSGGTTTTAGNGIEDANSYTHYAYNGTSAVLALGYRQGDPATGRIFGLDTTGQLAEVGAGFQLTNSFSSIGPFENYLVTIKSGVTFADNTTGANFYFLDLDNDAAVSSKQLATMDLVKEGSDCSLVGVVDGGDGTFLTSVELDEGLDTCYVVKMDANLNVLNVMMDTRIGRALGQFRSARYSLIANDDEGNTYVFSNPIGGSKAGGALRINQGATSFDESYYFNIQEQANDYSFRKVFHVTENYFLLEFYNEYEPSSRTAATQYAIVNTEAKTFSWISGIPEFGNINDVGWPFSSDGKAYLPITTSDASPTVYVVDPVTATATAGVVVKAATGIGGLAKLTYTTESK